ATCGTAAAAAATAAAGGGGGCTCTAAAATATCAATTGTGACATAGATCAGATAATACCCTATGATTGCCAAAATGATATTAGAGGATATGATGAATATTCCTCCGACAAAAAATATTCCCATAACCAATGTTGCAATGGTATTTAATTTGAATTTCATGACTAAATTAACATTTAGAGAAATAATTACACTAATAATTGTACTACCTAGATAAATAGTTCCTATAGTCGAGTTAGATAATTCTAATTCTGCAAAACGACTTTGCGTAAACATGATGACAGAATTTGTACTCGAAGAGATAATCGCCATAAATAAAATTAAAAATTGTATATATGGAAGTTTCTTTACTACTCTATATCCTGATTGCAATTTATTTATCATAGAAGGATTTTTTGTAACTTTGACTTCTTGTACACTTTCTTTAAATCTCAAAACGGCCAAAGTAGCTACAATACCTGCAATTGATTGCATTAAAAAAGGTAAACTTAAATAAGATGCAGCTGCAAATCCACCAATAAAAGCTGATAAACCTAACGCAGTAGCCACTAACGCTTCTTTAATTCCAAATATTTTTACATAATGTTTTTCCACGCCTTTTTCTTTTAAATGTTCATACACCATAGCCTGATCTGCACCACTGCAAAAAGCTGAGCCTATACCATCAAGAATGAATGCAATGATGAAAAAATAGAAATAATTAGACATATCCAAGTATGTACTTATAAATAAGAGTAGGAATGAACAACTACTCATTAGTAAGCCCATACTGATTACATTCCTTTTCCTTAGTAAATCCGCTAAAATGCCACTTGGCACATTGCTTAAAATCCTGCTCGAAAAGTAGATGATTTGTAATATACTGAATTCAAATAAACTAATCCCCTTATCTAGGATAAATATTAAAAATATCGGTCTAGTAAATCTTAAATTTGAAAAAATCATGTACATAAAATAAGTAGATAAATCTTTTATATATTTGGAGTCCTTGATTAGACCCATATGGTAACCTCCATTACTACATAGTTTTAACAACCTATCATTAAATAAAAATTAACTAGTCGATTATACCTTTAATGCTATATAAAGAATGGTAGACAAAGATACTCTGTGAGAGTCTTAATCAGCTATATATGTTTTCAAACTAATTTAGTATATGATTTCCAAATGTTTAATGGATTAGTTTTGAATTATAAAAAAGGTTACGTATTAAATTACTTTCCAATTCATTGCGAATTCCGTAGATTTGATTTATCAGTAGCTTTACTCTGTGAAGAAGATACGATTTAACATTATATAGCTCGATCCCAATGTATATACAGAATTTTTTACCGCTGATTTTTTATTTTTTGAATCATATAAATATTCAATTTATTATTAATTATAACACCACCAATAATACACTTAATACAAAAAATTTCAATATTTTTATTTTTTGTATTTTATTGCCACTTTAATAATTATTAGCAAATTAATAATTAAAACCATTGCATTTGCACATGATTCCTGTTTGAACTTATTGATATATTAGATATTTCTGGATTTTAATCTGACTATTTTCTAAAACTAGGTTCATCTAATAATATTTTTCTAGGGCTTATCCACGCTTTCAAATCTGTTAACATCGTAAACAAACAATTTTTTCACTCTCTCTATTAATAATTTATCACTTAAAATTTGTAACTACTCAGCCCCTACCCAAAATCAATACAAAGAGAGGTAATTATATCAAAAATTACCTCTCAAGCTATGTTTCGAATAATTCTATTTTTCCTGTTTTCATTACTTGTTTTATGGATGCAAACAAGTTCTTTTTTTGCTTCTTTAGTGTACTTAAAAAGCTTCGTGCCAGTGCGAAATTTTGTGCACCTGTCTCACTCCGGAACGTACCCGAGACTTTTTGTTTAACCTTTACCATTCGTAAGTCCCGCTCAGCTAAATTATTGTCGAATGGAACGTTTGGATTTTCTACAAATAGTAATATGGAATCTTGACGCTTTGAGAGTCGATTTAATCATTTTTCTGCATCATGATTCGCCATTGTAGCATTTTCCCTATACCCTTTCTCAAGAATAGCAGTATAGGTATCCTCCATCCACGCGACAGCCATGGGATTCAGAGATGTGTTTTGACGTTCTCTTTCTTGTTTTGCCAAGATGAGTATTTCTGTCATCTCCTGTGTCCATGTTTGCTTTGTTTGTTCGTGAATCGCTTTTAAATCACGAAGTAAATGGGCATTGCATACAGCGTGTTCACAATGTTCATACACAAAATACGATGCCAAGCAATCATGAACGGCAATGCCTTGGAATTTCGGTAAGACATCGATTTCGTTTATCGCATCTGTGCCACGTTTTTCATAAACATACTGTAACGTAACGTGATCCGTGCTCAATGTATGTAACCATTGTGTTTTTCTGTTACTTCGTAACCCTGTTTCATCAAAATGGATAACAGGTGCTTGGATCAGCACGTTTCTAGCTTGCGTCTCAAAGGTTTTCGTTAAATACGTTCCAAATTTTCGATTCATATTCCAAAGCGTTCCTTCGCTAATAGACAGATTAAAAAAGTGATGAAAAAACTCTTTTGTTCGAGCAAAAGGAACAAGTTGATAGTACATCATATACATGACCATACTTTGTACATTTACACCGTATTGTACATGATGTTGCACTTCTTCAGGAAATACAGATTTCGTTTTCGTACCGCACTTTCTACACTTTTTTACTTCCGTTTCATGTTGCGTCACTTCTAGTTGAATAGGTGGAATATCAAAAACTTGGCGTGTTTTCACTTGAATAACAAGCGCATGTTCTAACGATTTCCCACAACATTCACAAGTCGTCACATAATGTCTGATTACGTAATCCGGATTTGAAGAATAATGAAGTGTATGACCTTTATGACCAGGTTGACCACCTGTCTTACGATCTGTTGTTTCACGTAAACTTTTCACTTTCGGTTTACGTAGTCCATCAGATGAAGGTGGTTTATGGCTATTTATAGAGTTTTTTTAGCGTGAAATTCAAGAGCCAAAACACGATTCGAAACAACTTGAAGTTGCGCCTGAAGGGATTCAATTGTTTTTTTATGTGCTTTGAATAGACGGTATAGTTCTTCAGGTCCTTGATTGTAAACTTCTAAAAATTGTTTGTAGTTCATACACTTCACCTCCCTTGATTTGATATTTAAAGTGTTAACTAGTAATCAAAGAATCAAACGTGGTATAGAGATTTATTTTCAAAAAATGCAAGGGAGGCTGAGTAGTTACTTATTTTTTAATTCTAAAGCTACCACCATAATAATAATTCTCCCCAAGTTTCATAACAGCTATATGTGATCCTGGCTTATAAATTGATGTAATAGACGTTACAAATCTATCATAATTATGATCCGTACCAGAATCATAAATTGTTTTATATCTTTACATATTTACTACTTCTTTTTCATCTTCATTTAATTGATATATCTTTACAATACCTATATCTTTATCACCTGTATAAGGGGTCACACGACCGAAAACAGAAAATTGTACGTTAAGGAATATTTCCCCATAAAAAAGACGATTCTTTTCTATATTTGAACTGTACCCCGAATCATGGACACTAAAAAAAGCCCATGATTCGGGGTTTTTGTGTATCTTTATAAGCAAATCTCGTTATAATGGATACAACGATAGAAGTGAGGTACGGAACATGAGTAAAATGATTTTTAATGAACGACAAAGGAAACAACTAGAAAAGAATAAAAATGTGGTAAAAGTATCAGAACGTTCGATTCGCTATTGCCCAGATTTTAAAGTAAGAGCTGTGAAAGAAAATCAACAAGGAAAAGGACCCAATCAAATTTTCTTAGAAAATGGGTTCGATTTAGAGATGATCGGTGAAAAGAAACCAAACCAATGTTTAAAGCGTTGGAGAAAAACATATGAACAATTTGGGGAGGAAGGATTTTATACAGAGCGTCGCGGAAAAGGAAGTACGGGGCGCCCTTCTTCCAAACAACTCTCTTCTGCTGACAAGCTAAAGAAAGCAGAAGCTCGTATTGCGTTTCTGGAGGCAGAACTGGAATTCTTAAAAAAGTTAGACGAACTCGAAAGGCAGGCGTTACAGAAGAAGCGATTTTAACACCTCGTGAAGCCTATACACTCATTGAACAAACGATTCGTCGCTTCCGATTTCCTCGTATGGTGCGTTATTTTTGCGAACTCGCGGGCGTGAGTCGTAGTGGATATTACGCTTGGCTTCGCCAAACAGATCAGCATATGGAGAGAGAACGGAATGACGAAAAAGATTACGAACTGATTCAAGAAATTTTTTACCGAAAAGAGAAAAAATGCGGTGCTCGTTTTATCAAAATGGAATTAGAAAATACAAAGGGGATTTGTATGAATCTCAAGCGTATTTACCGTATTATGCACAAGGATCATCTCGTAACGAAGATTCGCCGGGCGAATCCTTATAAACAAATCGCAAAAGCGACACAAGAACATAAGACCTGTCCGAACCTGTTGAACCGCCAATTTCATCAGGGAGAACCGGAACAAAAGATGGTAACCGATATGACGTATTTATTTTATGGGAAAGGGAAAAAAGCATATTGATCGTGTGTAAAAGATTGTAAGACGCGAGAGATTTTAGCTTATCACGTCTCTCCCTCTTTACAAATGGAGATCGTCTATCACACACTCGAAAAATGGAAAGTGAGATTAGGAGGCACCATTCATCCAGAAGCCCTGCTTCATTCTGATCAAGGTGTTCATTACACTCATCCGGAATACCAAAAGCGAGTAAAAGAAATGGGACTCAGACAATCTATGTCACGTAGAGGAACCTGCTTAGATAACGCTCCAATGGAATCTTTTTTCGGTCATATGAAGGATGAATGAAATGATAAGTGTTGTCAAACATTCCAATCTCTTCAAGAAGTAATAGACAAGTATATGCAAGAGAATAATCATGATCGTTATCAATGGACACTCAAAAAAATGGCTCCGGTACAATACCGGAACCATCTTTTAAGTGCTTGATTTTTAAAGGTCTTTTTATGAAACTGTCCATTTTATAGGGTACAGTTCAGAGCTGGGATTTCCTTCTTTCATATAAAGGAGTGAAATACAGTGTGCCACATCTATACGCCGGAAAACAGATTTGGATTCTTCCTAGCCATGGTCACATTCTTAAACTGTATAACGAAAATGGTAAATGGATTGACGAACACACGATATCGAATCAAAAAGGGAGTACAATTTATAAGCAAGAACACTATGAAGGGATGAATAATAAACTTCCAAAATCATTACCAAAATTACGTGAATTATTTCTCGAAACATTTCCGTCAGGTAACGATTATGTAGAGCTTCTACAACAAGAAGTAAAGACAAATCACGCTTATCGTTTTCAAAAGATTTGGGAATTAAGATATTACTATGAAGATACAATCATTGATGTGGTACTTCAACAAGCTGTTACATATCAACGAACAGTTGGAGCGATTAACAAAACAATTAAAAGAGCTACATTTGAGGGAAATTGGTACCATCTTTGAAGAAGAAGCTGAGAAAGCAGCAAAAACAAAAATGAGCTATATTAGATTTCTCGCAAGGCTGATAGAAGCTGAAACACTATCCAAAACAGATCGATCCATGAATCGGAAAATATCGTTAGCAAAGTTCCCGCGCATCTCTACATTAGAAGAATTTGATTTCGCCTTTCAACCTTCTATTAATGATACCTATGTACGAGAACTCGCTAACTTAGGTTTCCTAGAGAAAAAAAAAACAACCACTACTCTATTTGACGTTGTATGGGCTTAGCTTGATAGCGATGGGGTATCCTCCCCAAAAAGCTGATTTACAACGAATAGAATAACCCCCATTGATACAAAGATTTTCACCTTAACGTTATAAATTCGAAAAATCCCGATGCTACCTCTAAACAAAAAGTAAACAGCTAAAAATATATCGATTTTTTAACTATTTATTAAAAAAACTAATACTATCCCAAATTAATTATTCTAGAAAATGAATTTTGCAAATCAATATCATGAGTAACAACATGGATTTGAGTCAATATTTTGGACACAAAAAAGTTAAATCTAAGCTACTTTTATAGCCAGATCTTCTATTGTTTGAGGAGTTTTATAACCGATGCTACTATGGATTCGCTTACGATTATAAAATCCCTCAATGTATTGAAATAGTGCTAGATTTGCTTCTTCAAATGAGACATATTTTGTACGATATACTTCTTCTTTCTTTAAAATGGCGTGAAATGACTCAATACAAGCGTTATCGTATGGACAACCTTTTTTACTGAAAGAAGGCTTTATTTTATAATTCGCGAGTAAAGTTTGAAATTCCTGACTTGTATATTGTGTTCCTAAATCAGTATGTAAAATGAGCCCTTTTTGTGGTCTTTGTGTATGGTAAGCGTTTTCTAAAGCTTTTACCACAAGGTTCGTTGTCATATTTCGTGAAAATGAATATCCAATAATTTTCTTAGAATGCAAATCCATCACTGATGCAAGGTAACACCAGCCATCTTTTTGCGTGTAAATATAAGTAATATCCGCCACCCACTTTTCATTAATTGTCGTTGTAGAGAAGTCCTGTTCTAGTAGATTTATTCGTTCTTCTATAGTTGATTTTGATGAATGTGGTTTATATTTCTTTAAGATGATGGAGCGAA
The window above is part of the Bacillus cytotoxicus NVH 391-98 genome. Proteins encoded here:
- a CDS encoding MFS transporter, with product MGLIKDSKYIKDLSTYFMYMIFSNLRFTRPIFLIFILDKGISLFEFSILQIIYFSSRILSNVPSGILADLLRKRNVISMGLLMSSCSFLLLFISTYLDMSNYFYFFIIAFILDGIGSAFCSGADQAMVYEHLKEKGVEKHYVKIFGIKEALVATALGLSAFIGGFAAASYLSLPFLMQSIAGIVATLAVLRFKESVQEVKVTKNPSMINKLQSGYRVVKKLPYIQFLILFMAIISSSTNSVIMFTQSRFAELELSNSTIGTIYLGSTIISVIISLNVNLVMKFKLNTIATLVMGIFFVGGIFIISSNIILAIIGYYLIYVTIDILEPPLFFTINELVQENVRATVLSFFSTVLSIISLIMFLIYGLTGDIGGYENLIILMLVIHIPLFAFVFYYYKKELLTTNKVDKYI
- a CDS encoding ATP-binding protein, with product MREIGTIFEEEAEKAAKTKMSYIRFLARLIEAETLSKTDRSMNRKISLAKFPRISTLEEFDFAFQPSINDTYVRELANLGFLEKKKTTTTLFDVVWA
- a CDS encoding IS3-like element ISBce13 family transposase (programmed frameshift), with the protein product MANKNFNEEFKKMVVELYHSDQSVKELSSEYGVSEVTIYKWIKKYSPITTIDEEEMTPEDLKRMQKEMLRLKEENEIFKKGYGHIREKINDTELHQFIDCQKETHSVRTMCQTLGIARSSYYQSQHKTESKRSRENEELTKQIIQIHQDSGGRYGAPKIHQTLLEQGFQVSVKRVQRLMKKENIRSIILKKYKPHSSKSTIEERINLLEQDFSTTTINEKWVADITYIYTQKDGWCYLASVMDLHSKKIIGYSFSRNMTTNLVVKALENAYHTQRPQKGLILHTDLGTQYTSQEFQTLLANYKIKPSFSKKGCPYDNACIESFHAILKKEEVYRTKYVSFEEANLALFQYIEGFYNRKRIHSSIGYKTPQTIEDLAIKVA